From Hydra vulgaris chromosome 07, alternate assembly HydraT2T_AEP, a single genomic window includes:
- the LOC105844009 gene encoding golgin subfamily A member 6-like protein 22 has translation MTSNPSTYFRLAVMTTKSQEIERARKELELLKEKERSLAAKLALLNKTEDNQNAYTEHYLTNSIMDEPIPVKNGLTHQNIFQSLLMNGDFQESNVDETSDTDEIEEKKEAVPTVFTNTKKNIDTFLNEGENSQDQKITEDSFEEDEKLEDFQFSITNNSLLNFSHSEEELYLENENDLETKSTSPVDHRNDIFQDIYEAKAREKALRIERGTFVESDQSSSETESEKETQIEDSRDRIVREIEEEKLRELELQAKYKGRGILLNRTLEEPEKTQLKENIETRQLISIEINDFKQREEELRTQWSKLNRTKKRKDDDDLFINSMQLEPRHYVENGIYEEKIIMQELIKLENLLHNKSSEIEEIEEKENNSRGKIFQEIKELLYRELELKERSQGIQKKQVELQTKQKHEAEQLRQNQERQKINIEGQINNKIWQEIVELQRREENLKREFAKIQHKKLQMNNMLNGIPLLHLNDSEMRSLDVEKFNTNEKALIADRIKVRDDKVNLKNQPGRDKDVKVNPSNMDKEDQTSQSVKRPIVQVNQFGRLKDVQGKQPSEVKDGYSNKPSRAKDIQVNKISSNKLLNFEEKKKKKIILGQNSEISNNLVSQDVKLEDNIQQNEKSYTHDLSILPITTKWENKAEEERHKQLAIQREIQSKRDNKIQIMRIKAEQERLRQEEQRILDLEKQRVIKNRYLLKLKQQGLNDLWAAKKPLVTLEYNEDRNDLYLLDNTFMQIKINNPALLTLPTAASTPPTTISTPTTSTPTITTPITLTKTIMKWEKRIKKNTSKNMNFT, from the exons ATGACGAGTAATCCCTCAACATATTTCAG ACTCGCAGTCATGACAACCAAATCTCAAGAAATCGAACGAGCAAGAAAAGAACTTGAATTGCTAAAAGAGAAAGAACGATCACTCGCAGCTAAACTTGCTTTATTGAATAAAACTGAAGATAACCAGAATGCATATACAGAGCACTATTTAACAAACTCAATAATGGATGAACCAATACCAGTTAAGAATGGTTTAAcccatcaaaatatttttcaaag cCTTTTGATGAATGGTGATTTCCAAGAATCAAATGTTGACGAAACCAGTGATACCGATGAGatcgaagaaaaaaaagaagcagtACCTACCGTATTTACAAATacgaaaaaaaacattgacaCATTTCTAAATGAAGGAGAGAATTCCCAAGATCAAAAGATTACCGAGGATTCATTTGAGGAAGACGAAAAACTAGAAGACTTTCAGTTCAGCATCACAAACAACAGCCTGTTAAACTTTTCTCACTCCGAAGAAGAACTATATTTAGAAAACGAGAATGATTTAGAAACAAAAAGCACTTCTCCTGTTGATCATCGAAATGATATTTTTCAAGATATCTATGAAGCTAAAGCCCGCGAAAAAGCATTACGAATAGAGCGGGGCACGTTTGTTGAAAGTGACCAGTCTAGCAGCGAAACAGAGAGCGAAAAAGAAACACAAATTGAAGATAGTCGTGACCGTATTGTGCGAGAAATTGAGGAAGAAAAACTTCGCGAACTTGAACTTCAAGCTAAATATAAAGGGCGAGGCATCTTACTAAACAGGACTTTAGAGGAACCAGAAAAAACTCAGCTAAAGGAAAACATCGAAACTCGTcaattaatttctatagaaattaatgacTTTAAACAACGAGAAGAAGAACTGCGCACGCAATGGTCTAAATTAAAcagaactaaaaaaagaaaagacgACGATGATTTATTCATAAATAGTATGCAATTGGAACCTCGGCACTATGTTGAAAATGgaatttatgaagaaaaaataataatgcaagAGTTAATTAAATTAGAGAATcttttacataataaaagttCCGAAATTGaagaaatagaagaaaaagaaaataattcaagaggaaaaatatttcaagaaataaaagaacTGCTATACCGAGAGTTAGAATTAAAAGAACGATCTCAAGGGATACAAAAAAAGCAAGTGGAGttgcaaacaaaacaaaaacatgaagCCGAACAACTGAGGCAAAACCAAGagagacaaaaaattaatatagaagGACAGATTAACAACAAAATATGGCAAGAAATAGTTGAACTTCAAAGAAGAGAAGAAAATCTTAAAAGGGAGTTTGCAaaaatacaacataaaaaattacagATGAATAACATGCTAAACGGGATACCTTTGCTTCATTTGAATGATAGCGAAATGAGGTCACTTGATGTGgaaaaatttaatactaatgAAAAGGCATTAATCGCAGACAGAATAAAGGTTAGAGATGATAAAGTTAATCTTAAAAACCAACCAGGTAGAGATAAAGATGTTAAAGTTAATCCATCAAACATGGACAAAGAAGATCAAACTAGTCAGTCAGTCAAGAGACCAATTGTTCAAGTTAACCAATTTGGAAGACTAAAAGATGTCCAAGGTAAACAACCAAGTGAAGTCAAAGATGGTTATAGTAACAAACCAAGTAGAGCTAAAGAtattcaagttaataaaatttctagtaataaacttttaaattttgaagaaaaaaaaaagaaaaaaatcattcttGGACAGAATAGCGAAATATCAAACAACCTTGTTTCACAGGATGTAAAACTTGAAGACAATATACAACAAAACGAGAAG TCATATACACATGACCTATCTATACTTCCAATAACAACAAAATGGGAAAACAAAGCTGAAGAAGAACGACATAAACAACTTGCTATACAAAGAGAAATACAAAGTAAGCGAGATAATAAAATACAGATTATGCGAATTAAAGCTGAACAAGAACGACTAAGACA agaagAGCAACGAATTTTAGATCTTGAAAAACAAAGAGTGATCAAAAATcgttatttgttaaaattaaaacaacaaggTTTAAATGATTTATGGGCAGCAAAAAAACCTCTTGTGACCCTGGAATATAATGAAGACAGGAATGATTTATATCTTCTTGACAATACATTTATGCAAATAAag ATAAACAATCCAGCATTATTAACACTACCTACTGCAGCATCAACACCACCTACTACAATATCAACACCAACAACTTCAACACCAACAATTACCACGCCGATAACATTAACTAAAACTATTATGAAATGGGAAAAGAGAATTAAGAAGAACACGTccaaaaatatgaattttacatga